From Echinicola soli, a single genomic window includes:
- a CDS encoding bestrophin family protein, producing the protein MIITNDIRLSRIIRGTWKNTILVTVTCSTAYFFYWYFIQYRFEMPSIIPTILGTALAFFIGFNNNQSYDRWWEARKIWGAIVNSSRTWARHVLQFPVPNDHIKGQHLQLMKEYAIKRHIAFLYALKEKLRGTDDSEYKKYLIQSDIDIIENESNKHNAILSLQTMELKTWRKEKLIDGFEFLELNREITRFCDEMGKAERIKNTVFPTSYNYYTKAFIWLFNIAFTLAVAPTVGWRAILFGTIIGYVFHTIHFIGLAILNPFEPIPTGIPLNQITRTIEINLLEMIREEHIPDPVGPINDEYVM; encoded by the coding sequence ATGATCATTACCAATGACATCAGGTTAAGCCGCATTATCAGAGGAACCTGGAAGAATACGATTTTGGTGACCGTGACCTGCTCGACAGCTTACTTTTTCTATTGGTACTTTATCCAGTATCGCTTCGAAATGCCATCCATCATCCCCACCATCCTGGGTACTGCACTGGCCTTTTTTATTGGTTTTAATAATAACCAGTCCTATGACCGCTGGTGGGAAGCCCGAAAAATCTGGGGAGCCATAGTCAACAGCTCCCGCACTTGGGCCAGACATGTCCTCCAATTTCCCGTTCCCAATGACCATATAAAAGGCCAACATTTGCAACTGATGAAAGAATATGCCATCAAACGACACATTGCCTTTCTATATGCCCTAAAAGAAAAACTACGCGGCACCGACGATAGTGAGTACAAAAAGTACCTCATCCAAAGCGATATCGATATCATCGAAAACGAAAGCAATAAACACAATGCCATTCTCAGTCTCCAAACCATGGAACTGAAGACTTGGCGGAAGGAAAAGCTTATCGATGGCTTTGAATTCCTGGAACTCAACAGGGAGATCACGCGGTTTTGTGATGAGATGGGCAAGGCGGAGCGGATCAAAAACACCGTCTTCCCTACCTCTTATAATTACTATACAAAAGCCTTTATTTGGCTCTTTAATATCGCCTTTACACTGGCAGTAGCCCCTACGGTAGGCTGGCGAGCTATTCTTTTTGGCACCATCATCGGCTATGTTTTCCACACCATTCACTTTATTGGTCTGGCCATTTTAAATCCTTTTGAGCCTATCCCCACCGGAATCCCGCTGAACCAGATTACCCGCACCATCGAAATCAACCTACTTGAAATGATCCGTGAAGAGCATATCCCTGACCCAGTCGGACCTATCAATGATGAATATGTGATGTAG
- a CDS encoding septal ring lytic transglycosylase RlpA family protein — translation MKKIVFLSLLLSALALGELFAQPPVLGGDSTLVIENGIASYYGRFFHNRKTANGEIFDMEGMTAAHKNLPFGTMVRVTNLHNGKHIIVKVNDRLPQNSKRTIDLAKGAARKLGMIQMGLAPVTISVLKHENMARLMDYYEDDVPGSLRLRMYYEPIAVEKDTTVIFAWPDWEASYDSGG, via the coding sequence ATGAAGAAAATAGTGTTTTTGTCCCTGTTGTTGAGTGCGTTAGCGCTCGGGGAGCTGTTTGCGCAGCCGCCCGTTTTGGGGGGGGATTCCACATTGGTCATTGAAAACGGGATTGCAAGTTATTATGGGAGATTTTTTCATAACCGGAAAACTGCCAATGGAGAGATCTTTGACATGGAAGGGATGACGGCTGCACATAAAAACCTGCCCTTTGGTACCATGGTGCGTGTGACGAATCTCCACAACGGCAAGCATATAATCGTAAAAGTAAACGACCGCCTTCCCCAAAACTCCAAAAGAACCATCGACCTGGCTAAAGGTGCGGCTCGAAAGCTGGGAATGATCCAGATGGGACTGGCCCCCGTGACCATCAGTGTGCTAAAGCACGAAAACATGGCCCGACTAATGGATTATTACGAAGATGATGTGCCCGGTAGTCTAAGGCTAAGAATGTATTATGAGCCCATAGCTGTAGAGAAAGATACGACTGTGATTTTTGCCTGGCCGGACTGGGAGGCTAGTTACGATAGCGGAGGCTGA
- a CDS encoding LytTR family DNA-binding domain-containing protein: MEYLFLKNETETANIPMDMIISLEVKDYYLVCHTVCGRDFCCSKSLNKIEGELPSHFIQINRNIIVNLQKVQLLNFKERTIYMNGQLAYQMAIRRMKAIRKAINEYESDRYDIGR; the protein is encoded by the coding sequence ATGGAATATCTTTTTTTGAAAAATGAGACGGAGACAGCGAACATCCCCATGGATATGATTATTTCACTTGAGGTGAAGGATTATTATTTGGTCTGTCACACCGTTTGTGGCCGGGATTTTTGCTGTAGTAAGTCACTAAATAAAATAGAAGGGGAACTCCCCTCTCACTTTATACAGATCAATAGGAATATTATCGTGAACTTACAAAAGGTACAATTGCTCAATTTTAAGGAAAGAACCATTTATATGAACGGACAATTGGCCTATCAGATGGCGATCAGGAGAATGAAAGCAATTCGCAAAGCAATCAATGAATATGAATCAGATAGATACGATATTGGCAGATAA
- a CDS encoding metallophosphoesterase family protein — protein MLKLLHSADWHLGKRLQEYSRLPEQQLVLEEMIAIADHEEVDLVLLAGDIFDSFNPSHEAVELLYKSLRRLSKDGKRPIIAISGNHDSTQFISAPDPLARELGILFYSRYDQEIATGTLDSGLQITRSAPGFVELKLPQYDFPVRVILAPYANEVLLKTYLGEEDKEAALREVLGKKWQNLADDYCDDAGVNLFMGHFFFMKEGEKPEAEPESERPILHVGGTQALYTHLIPDSIQYAALGHLHRYHSVDKHPCPIVYSSSPLAYSFSEAGQEKKVVLVTAEPSKPVQYHPIALKEGRPLYQKAFSNLADTLSWLEENPYCFVELIYETETSIDAETRKTIMKAHDGIVNLIPRLTGELGVDSAGLQAEDLGKDMGILFSRFYQNTKGVEPNEEIKALFNEIISQN, from the coding sequence ATGTTAAAACTCTTACATTCAGCTGATTGGCATTTAGGAAAACGCCTTCAGGAATATTCCAGGCTGCCCGAACAACAGCTGGTATTAGAGGAGATGATCGCAATTGCTGACCATGAGGAAGTCGATTTGGTATTGTTGGCAGGAGACATTTTTGACAGCTTTAATCCCAGCCATGAGGCCGTGGAGCTGCTGTACAAATCCCTTCGCAGACTCTCCAAAGACGGAAAAAGGCCCATTATAGCCATCTCCGGAAATCATGACAGCACACAGTTCATCAGTGCACCTGATCCGCTGGCAAGGGAATTGGGTATCCTTTTTTACAGTAGATACGATCAGGAGATCGCCACGGGGACGCTGGACAGCGGACTTCAGATCACGCGGTCGGCTCCTGGATTTGTCGAACTAAAATTGCCACAATACGACTTTCCTGTTCGCGTCATCCTAGCTCCCTACGCCAATGAAGTACTATTAAAAACCTACCTCGGAGAAGAGGATAAAGAAGCCGCTCTACGGGAAGTTTTGGGCAAAAAGTGGCAAAATCTCGCAGACGACTATTGTGATGATGCCGGTGTGAACCTCTTTATGGGACATTTTTTCTTCATGAAAGAAGGGGAAAAACCCGAAGCAGAACCCGAAAGCGAACGTCCCATACTCCATGTCGGCGGCACCCAAGCGCTGTACACCCATTTGATCCCGGACAGCATCCAGTACGCTGCCCTGGGCCACCTCCACCGCTACCACTCCGTGGACAAACACCCTTGCCCTATAGTATACAGCAGCTCACCCCTTGCCTATAGCTTCAGCGAAGCCGGTCAAGAAAAAAAGGTCGTTTTGGTAACTGCTGAACCCAGCAAGCCTGTCCAATACCATCCTATTGCCCTGAAGGAAGGGCGTCCGCTTTATCAAAAAGCATTTTCCAATTTGGCCGATACACTTTCATGGCTGGAAGAAAACCCTTATTGCTTTGTGGAGCTCATTTATGAAACGGAAACGTCCATCGATGCCGAAACGCGCAAAACCATCATGAAAGCCCATGACGGCATTGTAAACCTTATTCCACGGCTTACCGGAGAACTTGGCGTGGACAGCGCTGGTTTACAGGCCGAAGACTTGGGCAAGGACATGGGAATACTCTTCTCCCGCTTCTACCAAAACACCAAAGGGGTGGAGCCCAACGAAGAAATTAAAGCACTTTTTAACGAAATCATCAGTCAAAACTGA